One genomic window of Arachis hypogaea cultivar Tifrunner chromosome 8, arahy.Tifrunner.gnm2.J5K5, whole genome shotgun sequence includes the following:
- the LOC112708156 gene encoding uncharacterized protein yields the protein MEQSLWGHLSLLLRANTKESVEYILESLWRTRKCGLDSSERRVIQDILQLQNDTDLDPLLVCLRMLIRRCVYENTSKHEITKLFPNEVLPELQKLLTILLHKFQPLWQQDVLKDKNVVPRLKAMTWNMANVDEDSTDPAAVINLKLQNDSQLHSGELDVKFRLATDTLEMMLKSMHSIRDQFSTSEEVPNGH from the exons ATGGAGCAATCGCTGTGGGGTCATTTGTCGCTTCTTCTGAGGGCCAACACAAAGGAATCCGTTGAATACATTCTTGAATCACTCTGGCGAACGCGAAAGTGCGGTCTCGACTCTTCAGAACGACGTGTCATCCAAGACATCCTCCAGCTTCAAAACGACACCGACCTCGACCCC CTTCTGGTGTGTCTTCGAATGTTGATTCGGAGGTGCGTGTATGAGAACACGAGCAAGCACGAAATCACCAAGCTCTTTCCGAATGAAGTGTTGCCGGAACTGCAGAAGCTGTTGACGATTCTGTTGCACAAGTTTCAGCCATTGTGGCAACAAGATGTGCTCAAAGATAAG AATGTTGTGCCTAGGTTAAAGGCAATGACATGGAATATGGCAAATGTTGATGAAGATTCAACAGACCCTGCAGCTGTTATTAATTTGAAG CTTCAAAATGATTCTCAACTTCACTCTGGAGAGCTTGATGTTAAGTTCCGGTTGGCTACGGACACTCTAGAGATGATGCTGAAATCAATGCACAGTATTAGAGACCAATTTTCAACCTCA GAGGAGGTACCAAATGGCCATTAG